AAGGGCGCGACTGCTAAGTTTTTTGTCATTGACTTCGGCTTTCCATTTTAAGCGATCGTCTACCGTGTAACTGCCCAAACGCAAGCGAGATTCGCTACTTAAAAACGTCAGTTTATCCAACCATTCGGAAGCAATTCTATCCCATTGATTTCTTAATTGTTCGTCTTTTGGTTCGTCACTTAAAACTTTTCCTCTTTGATTAGGATTTCTTTTCCAAAAACTTTCATTCACTAATCTTAAAAAGAAATTGTAATCTATCCCTAATTTAGTTCGGCGATCGCGCAACGCATTCTTTCTCGCTTGTTCTTGTGGCGAAAGTTTCGAGATCGGTGGTTCTGGTGCGATTGGTTGTTCTACTGGTGGACGGGGTGGCTTTCTACTTTTCTTAAATAAGTTACTATTACTCAGTGCTAAACCAATTCCACTAGCGATCGCAATTACCAAACCAGCAGCTAAAACTTTCCCAAACCAACCATTAGAATTACTACTACTTTGATTCCTATTCGGAGGAGAATTTGTGATTGCTTGAGTTCCCGCAGGAGAAACTGCTATAGTACCTTGAGTTGTTGCAGAAGTTGATGTTTGAGTAACAGGAATCGAGGAGTTTATACTACCTCCCAAAAGCTGCAAAACTTCACGGGCGCTTTGATAGCGATCCCCTGGACGATAAGCCAACATTTTATCTAAAGTCATGCCAAAACTGGGACTAAGATTTATTTCTTGTCGCCAGTTCCAAGTCATATTATGCGGATCGATTAATTGTTGCGGTTCTTTACCAGTTAACAATACTAAAACAGTCGCCGCTAAAGCATATAAATCGCTGTGCGGTTGAACAATACCCACTTGCATTTGTTCATGTGGCGCATAACCAACTTTACCTAATCTAGTAGCATAAGAAGGAACAACATTTGGTGCAGATTGAGTAAACTGAGATTCCGCATTTGCCGCTACTTCTTTCACTCCACCAAAATCAATTAATACGGGAAAATTATCAGTATTTCTTAATATAATATTATCAGGAGAAATGTCTCTATGAATTACACCCAAACCGTGAATATAATCTAAAACTGGCAAAAGTTGCAACATTAATTGCTGAACTTCTGCTTCTGTAAATCTCTGTCCTTGGCGTTTTCGCGCCTCTAACAAAGCCCGATAAGTTTCTCCTTCAATATAATCTTGAACTAAAAATAAATGCCCTTCATCTTGAATTTTTGCCCGAAATAATTCTCGAAATTTAGGAATTTGAGAATGTTGTAATTTGTAGAGAATACCTGCTTCTCGTTCAAATAATTCTACAGCTTTTTGTAAAGCGTAAGTACCTTGAACTTGCGGGGCGAACTCTTTTAGAACGCAAGGTTCATTGAAGCGGTTCGAGTCTTCCGCCAAATAACTACGCCCAAAACCACCTTGTCCAAGTTGGCGCACGATCCGATAGCGATCGCCTAGCAGCAACCCTGGATAAACACCTTTAGCAACAGGTTGATCCAGTTTCTCACCACACTGCTGACAATACAGATTACTATGAGCGTTTTCGTGTCCTTTAGAGCAATAAATTGGCATCATACCTAACTTACAAGTTGGGCTGTTAGATCTTAACTTATCTAATCTAGATTAGCTTAGTTAGACATCCTTAAATCTTCTCAAGTTCCACTTTTCTAGCTGGCGACTTTAGTAGCAACAGATTTTTTGGTAAAATTTCCGCAACTTACCATTACTATATCTTTAGTAAGCTTCTCCTGTAACCCACAGTTAATCTTATGGCATTAACACCTTCAACAATGTTGGCATTGGATACCAAAGCACCTGATTTTCTCCTACCAGATGTAGTATCCAATGCACAAATTTCTCTGGCGACTTTTACTGATAAAAAAGCATTGTTAGTAATGTTTATTTGTCGTCATTGTCCCTTTGTAAAACATATTAAAGATGAATTAGCACATTTGGGAAAAGATTACCAAACTCAGAGTTTAGGAATAGTTGCAATCAGTACCAATGATGCGAACAACTACCCTGATGATGCGCCAGAAAAACTCAAGGATATGGCTTTAGAATTAGGCTTCACTTTTCCTTTCTGTTATGATGAAACTCAGGAAGTTGCTAAAGCATATACCGCCGCTTGTACTCCCGATTTTTTCCTATTTGACCAAAATAGAAAATTAGTTTATCGCGGTCAATTAGATGATAGTCGTCCTAGTAACGGTATTCCTGTGACAGGTAAAGATTTACGGGCGGCTATCGATGCTGTTTTGAGCGATCGACCTATCAGCCAAGACCAAAAACCTAGCGTTGGTTGTAATATTAAGTGGAAAGCTGGTAATGCCCCAAGTTACTACAATTAATTTCTTTTAAGGTGCATTCGACAGTACAATTTTAAGTCTTGAGAGACGTTGGATACAATGTCTCTCCATTTTAAGCTAATAAAGCATTATACTGATTTAAATCTAAAATAGTATCAGTCAGGGCGCTATATTTCTCCTGTAATCTACTTGTAGAGGAACTAGAATGAAATTTCCCCATATATTAATGTTTATCATGATAGTTCTTGGCGCGATCGCAGGTTCAACTTTAGCTACTGTCAACTATTTAAATGGTAAACAAACTGCTTTAAACCCTAAAATTTTCTCTCCAAATTCCTGGGAAATAGATTCTTTGCCAAAAGAGTTAAATTTACAAAAACCAATTAATACATACTCAAATAAAGCTACTTTATCCTCAAATAATCCTTTGTCTAGCAAAATAGATTTTTCTCAGTTTCGGCAATCTTTCTTAAATGCAGTCAAGCGCCGTGACGAAGCTTTTATTCGCGGTTTAATAACTCCAAGAACTCAATCCTTTAATTTAGAAAATTATGCGCTAGAAGATGAAAATTCTCCCTTCTGGACACAAGTAGAAAAAGCCGTTAATACTGGATGTACATTAGAAGTTACTACTAAAGTAACTCAGCAAGAAACAGAAAATGAAATATGGGTTTGTCCCAAAACTTTCGGTAAACAAATTTATGATTCTGATTGGCAAACTCAAGTAGCAATTCTTGGCGATCGCGTCAACATTCGCGCTGAACCTAAAACTACTTCCACTATAATTGGTATAGTTTCTAAAGAATTACTCCAGTTTGATTTAGAATCTTACCAAAATTTATCAGAAACAGAACGAGAATTAGTGAATCAATTTGATGGCTGGACTCCCGTAATTCTGAAAAATGGTAAAAGAGGCTGGATACAAAATAATTTTGCGTATTATCAACCAAGAGATTACCGTATTAGTTTTATTCGATTTGATGGACAATGGCGATTACGTTACTTATTAACAGGAAACAACAATTAATCGAAAAATTTTTCTCGGTAAGTGAGAAGCAAAATGTAAAATGCGATCGCACATTTATCCTATATATAATAAAATTGATAATATATCGTCATTAAATAATTGGTAAAATATTATGAGCTACTGTTTAAATCCTAATTGCCCAAATCCACAAAATTCTGGAACTATAAACTTTTGTGTTAGCTGTGGTGCTAAACTCTTGTTAAGAGAACGTTATCGGGCAATAAAACCGATCGGACAAGGAGGGTTTGGGAAAACTTTTTTAGCAATAGATGAAGATAAACCATCTAAACCTCGTTGCGTAATTAAACAATTTTTTCCTTTAGTCCAAGGTACAAGTAATACCCAAAAAGCCGCAGAATTATTTAATCAAGAAGCAGTACAATTAGATGAATTAGGTAAACATCCACAAATTCCTGAATTATTAGCTTACTTCACTCAAGATAATCAGCAATATCTAATTCAAGAATTCATAGATGGACAAACTTTATCCCAAGAATTAAATCAAAAAGGCGCTTTTAATGAAACTCAAATCCGTCAATTATTAAGTGATTTGTTACCTATACTGCAATTTGTTCATAGTCGCCAAGTAATTCATCGAGATATTAAGCCAGATAATATTATTAGAAGAACTAGTGATAATAAAGTGTTTTTAGTGGATTTTGGCGCAGCTAAAACTACTGCTGGTACTGCTTTACAAAAAACTGGAACTAGTATAGGTAGTCCAGAATATGTTGCACCAGAACAATCGCGGGGTCGAGCAGTTTTTGCCAGTGATATTTATAGCTTAGGTGTAACTTGCATTCATTTATTAACAGCAATGTCGCCTTTTGATTTATACAATTTGGAAGAAGACACTTGGATTTGGCGACGATTTGTACAACAGCCTATAAGCAATTCTCTTGCTAGTATTTTAGATAAAATGCTAGAAAATGCTATTAATAAGCGTTATCAATCAGCTACTGAAGTTCTGCAAGATTTAAAATTACCAATTTCCACTACACCTAGCCAACCTCCGGTTAAAAATCCCTTACCTGCACCTTCGATTAATACTAATCCAATTAATAAATCTGCGACAACTCAAGTCGATCGAGAATTAGAAGAATTGCGATCGCAATTTTTAGGCACAGGCTCGTCTAAAAATCAAATTGACCTTGAATTAGATGAAGTGAAATCTCAATTCGATCCAAAAGCACCCAAAAAACAACCTGGTTCTTAGAAAGAATTAGAATAAAATTTACCTAAAACTTGTGATTGTTACTGGAGTCATAGTTGCAGAATTACTCAAAACTTCCAAATGAGATGTTTGATTTAAATTAGTAATGTTAGCCGAATTATCTAACGCCATTTTCTGAGCTTTGTCTTTAATCGATTTCAAGACTAATCTAATTACCCAAGTTGATATTTGAGGATTTTCGTCTATTTCTGTAATCAAAGCTTCGATATCGTTGACTACAGCTGCCATTGGTAAATTTATATCTTTACGCATTTGTAATTGTTCTCTTTTTTACTCATCCTTAATTTAAAAATAAATAATTTCCTTGGCTTTTTTCTGCCATAATGTGTCACTCTTTAATTTGACTGAAGAGGGAGTTTATAGAAATTAAGCTAGAGTTTCTTTAGAGAGCGAGAATTGTAGTGCTGTAGAGAAAGCAATGATTTTAGACGATCGCACTTTGTAGTAGACAATTGCTCAACTGTCACATTGGAGCTAGAACAAACCCAATATTTAGGTCGCCATTTACATGATTCACTCACAAGCACCCCAATTTCGGACTAAATCTGATGTGTCTGAAATCGTTCAAAATCTTCAATAGTATCTATATCGATCGCGCCTTCAGAAAAAGGAACGCTTAAACAACTGGAGAAATGCTGACGAATAGTTTTTCTAGCACCAATATCACCTTGCAGAAGTGCCAGTTCGGAAAATAATGTTTTGTCAAATAAAGCAGGAACACCAACTATTCCAGCATATTCCGAAGCAACTATGGTGTAATTTGTAGTTTGATATTCTTTAACCAATCGATTAATTAAATCGGGAGAGACAAAAGGTTGATCGCATAACATTAGTACGATCGCATCAATGTTAGGGGCGATCGTTTGGATAGCATTGAGTCCACACTGAATAGAACTCGCCATACCCGTTGACCAGTGTTGATTGTAAACGATGTGAATATCCAGATTTGCCAAATGAGGCTGAATAATTTCAGCGTAAGCACCTAAAATGACAACCACTGGTTGACAAAAAGAATGAATCCCAACTTCTGTAATGTGTTGAATCAGCGTTTTACCTTGGTAACTCAGGAGTTGTTTTGGCTGACCAAGGCGTGTAGAAGCGCCAGCCGCTAGGATGATGATACCAATGTTAGACATGATTCTTCAGGAGAGGAATGGATCGGGCCAAGACGATCGCGCAAAAAACCAGCAGAACGTCCACCGATCGCAGCTTGAATTTCAGAGATGATGGAAAGAGCAATTTCTTCAGGTGTTTCCGCTGCAATATCTAACCCTACGGGGTTATAAACTCGTTGTTTTTGTGCAGTTGTAGCAAAGATATCGGACTCTGCCAGATCGTGCCATAATTTTTGCATTCGGCTTTTTGGGCCTAAAACTCCCAGGTAACGTACTGGGGAAGGAATTAAGGTTTTGAGAACAGCTAGATCGCTCAAATAGTTATGTGTCATCACGACTGCTACTGTTTGTGGCGTGAGCAAATGTTGGTAAGATTCGGGACGATCGAGTTCGCAACACAAAAGTTGGTCAGCTTGAGGAAAGCGATCGCTATTTAGATATCCCGATCGTCGATCGATCGCAGTAACATTCCAACCCAAATATTTCGCCAATTGCACTACTGGGATAGCATCATATCCAGAACCAAAAATCAGCAATGGGATTAATGGTTGAATCACATCGATTGAAACATCCACTCGCCCTTCAGGTAAAGTGTAAAACTGTACGCGATTTTGTTTTTCCTTTAGTGCAGAACGAGCGTCTATTTCTATCTTTTTCGCAATCTCAGTATTAGCAATGCGATCGATCGAAGTACCATCTGATTTCAGCATCAATCGAGAACCAATGGTAATATTTGCCACTCCTTCAGTTTTAAAGACAGTAGCGATCGCTCCCGCTTGCTGAGATTTCAAACAATCTTGAATAAAAGACATTTGACTAACAACTTCATCACTGAGAGATTCAATCAAAACCTCAACGATACCATTGCATCCCAACCCAAAACCAAACACAATGTCATCACTAGAAGTCGTGTCATATTTAACTAAGATGGGATTGGCATTATGGGAGAAGAGAGAGTGCGATCGATCCAAAATATCAGCTTCCAAACAGCCACCACTGACTGCATTAATCATCTCCCCATCTTCAGTTAATAACATCCGCGCACCAGGTCTGCGATAAACAGAACCACTCGTTCGGACTACCGTTGCTAAAACTCCACGTTTTCCAGTCTGTTGGCTATGTTCAAAGGCTTGTAGAATTCTTTGTATTTCATTCATAAGCGGTGAAAAACTCTTTTTATAATGAACCGCAGAGACGCAGAGGACACAGAGAGAAGAGGGAACCTAAAAGATAGCTCTAATCCTCGCCTCTGCTCCCCTGCTCCCCTGCCCCCCTGCCCCCCTGCTCTGGGCAGACACATGGTTCTGCCCCTACGCCATCAACTTGTCGGGAGCGATCGGTAAA
The nucleotide sequence above comes from Phormidium ambiguum IAM M-71. Encoded proteins:
- a CDS encoding serine/threonine-protein kinase, with product MMPIYCSKGHENAHSNLYCQQCGEKLDQPVAKGVYPGLLLGDRYRIVRQLGQGGFGRSYLAEDSNRFNEPCVLKEFAPQVQGTYALQKAVELFEREAGILYKLQHSQIPKFRELFRAKIQDEGHLFLVQDYIEGETYRALLEARKRQGQRFTEAEVQQLMLQLLPVLDYIHGLGVIHRDISPDNIILRNTDNFPVLIDFGGVKEVAANAESQFTQSAPNVVPSYATRLGKVGYAPHEQMQVGIVQPHSDLYALAATVLVLLTGKEPQQLIDPHNMTWNWRQEINLSPSFGMTLDKMLAYRPGDRYQSAREVLQLLGGSINSSIPVTQTSTSATTQGTIAVSPAGTQAITNSPPNRNQSSSNSNGWFGKVLAAGLVIAIASGIGLALSNSNLFKKSRKPPRPPVEQPIAPEPPISKLSPQEQARKNALRDRRTKLGIDYNFFLRLVNESFWKRNPNQRGKVLSDEPKDEQLRNQWDRIASEWLDKLTFLSSESRLRLGSYTVDDRLKWKAEVNDKKLSSRALYDIADAAFLWRFPEQKGKNFIDKPIGQVWQGIVFDKVNAVKSGTALQRIVFPPGEIGDRVSGTLKPGEGKAYIAGLAAGQIMNVKLQADSKVLFSVYPPTSDRPALLDDSTKRTWSGTLPQGGFYEFVVVSTAAKPVDYQITLTAENPPPPPEPTPIETPTPTPTPTETPPAEPTPTETPIPTETPTAVPTSTPVPTPSETPPNNQEENL
- a CDS encoding thioredoxin family protein; translation: MALTPSTMLALDTKAPDFLLPDVVSNAQISLATFTDKKALLVMFICRHCPFVKHIKDELAHLGKDYQTQSLGIVAISTNDANNYPDDAPEKLKDMALELGFTFPFCYDETQEVAKAYTAACTPDFFLFDQNRKLVYRGQLDDSRPSNGIPVTGKDLRAAIDAVLSDRPISQDQKPSVGCNIKWKAGNAPSYYN
- a CDS encoding SH3 domain-containing protein; amino-acid sequence: MKFPHILMFIMIVLGAIAGSTLATVNYLNGKQTALNPKIFSPNSWEIDSLPKELNLQKPINTYSNKATLSSNNPLSSKIDFSQFRQSFLNAVKRRDEAFIRGLITPRTQSFNLENYALEDENSPFWTQVEKAVNTGCTLEVTTKVTQQETENEIWVCPKTFGKQIYDSDWQTQVAILGDRVNIRAEPKTTSTIIGIVSKELLQFDLESYQNLSETERELVNQFDGWTPVILKNGKRGWIQNNFAYYQPRDYRISFIRFDGQWRLRYLLTGNNN
- a CDS encoding serine/threonine-protein kinase: MSYCLNPNCPNPQNSGTINFCVSCGAKLLLRERYRAIKPIGQGGFGKTFLAIDEDKPSKPRCVIKQFFPLVQGTSNTQKAAELFNQEAVQLDELGKHPQIPELLAYFTQDNQQYLIQEFIDGQTLSQELNQKGAFNETQIRQLLSDLLPILQFVHSRQVIHRDIKPDNIIRRTSDNKVFLVDFGAAKTTAGTALQKTGTSIGSPEYVAPEQSRGRAVFASDIYSLGVTCIHLLTAMSPFDLYNLEEDTWIWRRFVQQPISNSLASILDKMLENAINKRYQSATEVLQDLKLPISTTPSQPPVKNPLPAPSINTNPINKSATTQVDRELEELRSQFLGTGSSKNQIDLELDEVKSQFDPKAPKKQPGS
- a CDS encoding nucleotidyltransferase family protein, giving the protein MSNIGIIILAAGASTRLGQPKQLLSYQGKTLIQHITEVGIHSFCQPVVVILGAYAEIIQPHLANLDIHIVYNQHWSTGMASSIQCGLNAIQTIAPNIDAIVLMLCDQPFVSPDLINRLVKEYQTTNYTIVASEYAGIVGVPALFDKTLFSELALLQGDIGARKTIRQHFSSCLSVPFSEGAIDIDTIEDFERFQTHQI
- a CDS encoding XdhC family protein; protein product: MNEIQRILQAFEHSQQTGKRGVLATVVRTSGSVYRRPGARMLLTEDGEMINAVSGGCLEADILDRSHSLFSHNANPILVKYDTTSSDDIVFGFGLGCNGIVEVLIESLSDEVVSQMSFIQDCLKSQQAGAIATVFKTEGVANITIGSRLMLKSDGTSIDRIANTEIAKKIEIDARSALKEKQNRVQFYTLPEGRVDVSIDVIQPLIPLLIFGSGYDAIPVVQLAKYLGWNVTAIDRRSGYLNSDRFPQADQLLCCELDRPESYQHLLTPQTVAVVMTHNYLSDLAVLKTLIPSPVRYLGVLGPKSRMQKLWHDLAESDIFATTAQKQRVYNPVGLDIAAETPEEIALSIISEIQAAIGGRSAGFLRDRLGPIHSSPEESCLTLVSSS